The following is a genomic window from Terriglobia bacterium.
ACGCCCTAATCAGATGACGATGTGTTCCATGTGCGACAGGGTGGGTTCTTGAAGTGCGGGTCATTTTCGTGGCGCTCCGGCGGTAGTTGGAAAGCCTGAAGCGATGGCCTCGAGCAATAGTTGCACGGAGATGTGCTGCGTGAGCTCAGCATGATCGAGATATGGATTCACTTCGACAATGTCCACGCCGACAAGCTTGCCGTATCTCGCGATTCCGTGGAGCAACTGTTTGGCCTGCCGGAAACTTAAGCCGTCCGCTTCCGGGCTCTCAGTACCAGGAGCGATCGAAGGATCGAGTGCGTCGATGTCCAGGCTCACGTAGTAATTTCCAAGGTCCCCAATTTCGCTGACGACCGCGGCGATTCCCTCATCGTGAACACGCTCCATTGGGAAGACCAGATTGCCATGATCCAGGGTTTCGCGATATTCGCGATCCGTGCTCTTGATGCCTCGGACTCCGATGGTCACGATGCGCTTGACAAAGGACAACTCATGGATGCGCCGGAAAGGGCTGTTGTTAGTGAACTCCATATCCATCGACTTATTG
Proteins encoded in this region:
- a CDS encoding arginase family protein, coding for MIAKRQSAALPHTGIATFCKAPYVFEAAEMNAEVAVLGIPFDNMASMRPGCRQAPRALRDASTRFGWLGEPAGASGYFDIGQNATLLSGVRIVDAGDVDVRLDATVTRERTTSHARSIIDRSLLLASIGGDHSVSFPLLTAFEKFGPLTVVLLDAHLDYRNKSMDMEFTNNSPFRRIHELSFVKRIVTIGVRGIKSTDREYRETLDHGNLVFPMERVHDEGIAAVVSEIGDLGNYYVSLDIDALDPSIAPGTESPEADGLSFRQAKQLLHGIARYGKLVGVDIVEVNPYLDHAELTQHISVQLLLEAIASGFPTTAGAPRK